The bacterium genome includes a window with the following:
- a CDS encoding zinc-binding dehydrogenase: MKAMVLKEKGTPFVLEDRPIPEPGPGEATVRVLACGAGLTIHHTRMGRTDAKYPIVIGHEITGEVTSLGAGVTRLAIGDAVACYFYLSCGDCRWCRNQLEPLCENFKGYIGRAIDGGYAEYMKAPAWNLIKLPPGLDYKSHPAEVGVICDAIATPYKVTKRAQIVPQDTVAVVGAGGGVGIHMVMLASWKGARVIAVDIAAEKLARCKEVGADAVVDASRGKVTEDLLELTGGKGVDVVVDFVSSAQTLGDGVKALGRRGRLVTLGGNPQLFEVSARDMLSKELTLMGSRYLTRQELHESLELVARGEFWPLVTETYKLEEAEKAHERLEAGAVLGRQALIMDGA; the protein is encoded by the coding sequence ATGAAAGCCATGGTCTTGAAGGAAAAAGGAACCCCCTTTGTGCTGGAGGATCGCCCCATCCCCGAGCCCGGGCCGGGCGAGGCCACCGTCCGCGTCCTCGCCTGCGGGGCGGGGCTCACCATCCATCACACAAGGATGGGGAGAACCGATGCGAAATACCCGATTGTCATCGGCCACGAGATCACCGGCGAGGTCACCTCCCTCGGCGCAGGTGTCACCCGCCTCGCCATCGGCGATGCCGTCGCCTGCTACTTCTATCTCTCCTGTGGGGATTGCCGCTGGTGCCGGAACCAGCTCGAGCCGCTTTGCGAAAACTTCAAGGGCTACATCGGCCGCGCGATCGACGGCGGCTACGCCGAGTACATGAAGGCCCCGGCCTGGAACCTCATCAAGCTTCCCCCGGGGCTCGACTACAAGAGCCACCCGGCCGAGGTGGGCGTCATCTGCGACGCCATCGCCACCCCCTACAAGGTCACGAAGCGGGCGCAGATCGTCCCGCAGGACACGGTGGCCGTCGTCGGCGCGGGCGGCGGGGTGGGGATTCACATGGTGATGCTCGCCAGCTGGAAGGGCGCGCGCGTCATCGCCGTGGACATCGCCGCAGAAAAGCTCGCCCGGTGCAAGGAGGTCGGCGCCGATGCGGTAGTGGACGCCTCCCGCGGCAAGGTGACCGAGGACCTTCTCGAGCTCACAGGCGGAAAGGGGGTGGATGTCGTCGTGGACTTCGTCTCCTCCGCCCAGACGCTGGGGGACGGGGTCAAGGCGCTCGGCCGCAGGGGCCGCCTCGTCACCCTGGGCGGCAACCCGCAACTCTTCGAGGTCTCCGCGCGCGATATGCTCTCCAAGGAACTCACCCTGATGGGCAGCCGCTACCTCACCCGGCAGGAGTTGCACGAATCGCTCGAACTCGTGGCCCGCGGGGAATTCTGGCCGCTCGTCACCGAAACCTACAAGCTCGAGGAGGCCGAAAAGGCCCACGAGCGCCTCGAGGCGGGAGCCGTGCTCGGCCGGCAGGCCCTCATCATGGACGGCGCCTGA